In Sander lucioperca isolate FBNREF2018 chromosome 12, SLUC_FBN_1.2, whole genome shotgun sequence, one DNA window encodes the following:
- the pou6f1 gene encoding POU domain, class 6, transcription factor 1 isoform X3, with protein sequence MNSKDPPAKDAPLTVNEQVIVMSGHETIRVLEVEVDASLPSSVPDVKSEAKAEEGVARPAEQPEAGSTQDVPQSTGVVVLGEQHVVSVEAPAPAVQTLTPAVPVSLSLSQPQAAMPITVQGCPQVLTQESLATLMTGMMAQTGSLGQPLLIPLSMAGSIGGQGGLAVLTLPTTNVATIPGFTAANTAGNLLKLPFAGLQAATVLNSVQPQLQTNAQTMFQPQAASIQQVQATSQPTQVTNAQVTAAQVAAAQATSAATTVSQSNISLAALQTAGLSINPAIINASSLGAQPQFLSSLTSTPIITSAMSNMTGITSQIITNAQGQVIGTLPLLFNPASLAGGAATHTLPLQGLQGLQGLQGLQGLQGLQGLQGLQGLQGLQVQTVTPQLLFNAQGQIIATLGNGSAVATSATTVLPKPAAPPTLTKAVTQTSVTTVSQSPIVIAPQPSVLKTATTLSSTVPITCGDIAKVGQLVSKPQQVVSSEEGINLEEIREFAKNFKIRRLSLGLTQTQVGQALTATEGPAYSQSAICRFEKLDITPKSAQKLKPVLEKWLAEAEHWNQKGQQNLMEFVGGEPSKKRKRRTSFTPQAIEVLNSYFEKNALPTGQEITEIARELNYDREVVRVWFCNRRQTLKNTSKINVFQVQ encoded by the exons ATGAACTCCAAGGATCCCCCAGCCAAAGATGCCCCACTTACTGTCAATGAGCAG GTCATTGTGATGTCTGGCCATGAGACGATTCGTGTGCTAGAGGTAGAAGTTGACGCGTCCCTGCCATCATCAGTACCCGATGTGAAGAGTGAAGCCAAAGCTGAGGAGGGAGTGGCTCGGCCTGCAGAGCAACCTGAGGCTGGCAGCACACAGGACGTGCCCCAGAGCACTGGGGTAGTAG TGCTGGGCGAGCAGCATGTGGTGTCTGTAGAGGCTCCTGCCCCTGCTGTCCAAACGCTGACTCCTGCTGTTCCCGTCAGTTTGTCCCTGTCGCAGCCACAGGCCGCCATGCCCATCACTGTACAAGGCTGTCCACAG GTGCTGACCCAGGAAAGTTTGGCCACTCTGATGACTGGTATGATGGCCCAGACAGGATCCCTGGGGCAGCCCTTGCTCATCCCCCTCAGTATGGCAGGCTCCATTGGTGGCCAGGGTGGTCTGGCTGTTCTCACCTTGCCTACCACCAATGTAGCTACTATCCCCGGGTTCACAGCAGCTAACACGGCCGGAAATCTCCTCAAACTGCCCTTTGCTGGCCTCCAAG CTGCGACAGTCCTGAACTCTGTCCAGCCCCAACTGCAGACAAATGCCCAGACGATGTTCCAGCCGCAAGCAGCTTCCATACAGCAGGTTCAGGCGACGTCTCAGCCAACACAGGTGACCAATGCACAGGTTACCGCTGCTCAGGTGGCGGCAGCCCAGGCCACCTCGGCCGCCACTACTGTCTCTCAGTCCAACATATCCTTAGCGGCACTCCAGACTGCAGGACTCTCCATCAATCCTGCTATT ATCAATGCTTCTTCTTTGGGAGCTCAGCCCCAGTTCCTCAGTTCCCTCACCTCCACTCCCATCATCACCAGTGCCATGTCCAACATGACTGGCATCACCAGCCAGATCATCACAAATGCCCAGGGACAG GTCATAGGAACCCTCCCACTGTTGTTTAACCCAGCCTCTCTGGCTGGAGGGGCAGCGACACACACCCTTCCCCTCCAAGGGCTCCAGGGCCTCCAGGGTCTCCAGGGCCTCCAGGGGCTCCAGGGTCTTCAGGGGCTCCAGGGGCTCCAGGGTCTCCAGGGGCTCCAGGTCCAGACTGTCACCCCACAGCTGCTTTTCAACGCCCAGGGCCAGATCATTGCCACACTAGGGAATGGGTCTGCAGTTGCAACCTCTGCTACTACAGTTCTGCCCAAACCGGCTGCTCCTCCAACACTTACCAAAGCTGTCACACAG ACTTCGGTAACaactgtcagtcagtcaccaatTGTCATCGCCCCGCAGCCGTCTGTACTGAAGACTGCCACCACGCTCTCCTCCACAGTACCCATCACCTGTGGAGACATTGCAAAAGTGGGCCAGCTTGTCAGCA AACCCCAGCAGGTAGTCAGCAGCGAGGAAGGCATTAATCTGGAAGAGATTCGAGAGTTTGCCAAGAATTTCAAGATCCGCCGGCTGTCCTTGGGGCTTACTCAGACACAAGTAGGGCAGGCTCTGACTGCAACTGAGGGTCCGGCCTACAGCCAGTCTGCCATTTGCAG GTTTGAAAAGCTGGATATCACGCCCAAGAGTGCTCAGAAGCTAAAGCCGGTGTTGGAGAAGTGGCTGGCTGAGGCCGAGCACTGGAACCAGAAAGGCCAGCAGAATCTGATGGAGTTTGTTGGCGGTGAACCATCCAAAAAACGCAAGCGCCGTACTAGTTTCACACCGCAGGCAATAGAAGTTCTTAACTCCTACTTTGAGAAGAATGCATTGCCAACAGGCCAAGAGATTACAGAAATTGCAAGAGAGCTAAACTATGACCGAGAGGTCGTGCGAGTATGGTTCTGCAACCGGCGACAGACGCtgaaaaacacaagcaaaatcaatgtcttccaggtTCAGTAG
- the dazap2 gene encoding DAZ-associated protein 2: MNNKGSYQQQAVYPQQSSAPVYPPAMQMSPQAPPYTDTPPAYSEIYQPRYVLPHQVPGQVAQMSSHYPGAQMFMPMQHMPVGQMGQNVPMAYYPMGAMYPHGSTVMVDSSYDAGARFTAGSGVSIPPPPPGHPPNAAQLAAMQGANVVMAQRKNNFFLGGSSGGYTIW, encoded by the exons ATGAACAACAAAG GTTCATATCAACAGCAGGCTGTGTACCCTCAGCAGAGCTCTGCACCTGTATACCCCCCTGCTATGCAAATGTCTCCTCAGGCCCCTccttacacagacacaccaccTGCATATTCTGAG ATATACCAGCCCAGATATGTGCTTCCACATCAGGTGCCCGGTCAGGTGGCGCAGATGTCCTCTCACTACCCTGGTGCTCAGATGTTTATGCCCATGCAACATATGCCTGTTGGGCAAATGGGCCAGAATGTCCCCATGGCTTACTACCCCATGGGAGCCATGTACCCCCATGGTTCAACAGTGATGGTGGATAGCAGCTATGATGCTGGTGCTCGCTTCACAGCAGGCAGCGGTGTTTCCATTCCA CCCCCACCTCCTGGACATCCCCCCAATGCAGCTCAGCTGGCTGCCATGCAGGGTGCCAATGTTGTAATGGCACAGCGCAAGAATAACTTCTTCCTGGGTGGATCCAGTGGAGGTTATACCATCTGGTAA
- the pou6f1 gene encoding POU domain, class 6, transcription factor 1 isoform X1 — MLLSLFFFLYSCHALFICVSFCCLVCFGSLCPNMCSASLFSVAIHCLTAEVFFQPFKSCTLKFPAKDSQVIVMSGHETIRVLEVEVDASLPSSVPDVKSEAKAEEGVARPAEQPEAGSTQDVPQSTGVVVLGEQHVVSVEAPAPAVQTLTPAVPVSLSLSQPQAAMPITVQGCPQVLTQESLATLMTGMMAQTGSLGQPLLIPLSMAGSIGGQGGLAVLTLPTTNVATIPGFTAANTAGNLLKLPFAGLQAATVLNSVQPQLQTNAQTMFQPQAASIQQVQATSQPTQVTNAQVTAAQVAAAQATSAATTVSQSNISLAALQTAGLSINPAIINASSLGAQPQFLSSLTSTPIITSAMSNMTGITSQIITNAQGQVIGTLPLLFNPASLAGGAATHTLPLQGLQGLQGLQGLQGLQGLQGLQGLQGLQGLQVQTVTPQLLFNAQGQIIATLGNGSAVATSATTVLPKPAAPPTLTKAVTQTSVTTVSQSPIVIAPQPSVLKTATTLSSTVPITCGDIAKVGQLVSKPQQVVSSEEGINLEEIREFAKNFKIRRLSLGLTQTQVGQALTATEGPAYSQSAICRFEKLDITPKSAQKLKPVLEKWLAEAEHWNQKGQQNLMEFVGGEPSKKRKRRTSFTPQAIEVLNSYFEKNALPTGQEITEIARELNYDREVVRVWFCNRRQTLKNTSKINVFQVQ, encoded by the exons ATGCTcttatcattgtttttttttttgtactcatGCCATGCGCTTTtcatttgtgtctctttttgttgtttggtttgttttgggtcattgtgtCCTAACATGTGCTCGGCTTCTCTGTTCTCCGTAGCCATTCACTGTCTGACTGCAGAAGTCTTTTTTCAGCCATTTAAATCCTGCACTTTGAAATTCCCTGCCAAAGACAGCCAG GTCATTGTGATGTCTGGCCATGAGACGATTCGTGTGCTAGAGGTAGAAGTTGACGCGTCCCTGCCATCATCAGTACCCGATGTGAAGAGTGAAGCCAAAGCTGAGGAGGGAGTGGCTCGGCCTGCAGAGCAACCTGAGGCTGGCAGCACACAGGACGTGCCCCAGAGCACTGGGGTAGTAG TGCTGGGCGAGCAGCATGTGGTGTCTGTAGAGGCTCCTGCCCCTGCTGTCCAAACGCTGACTCCTGCTGTTCCCGTCAGTTTGTCCCTGTCGCAGCCACAGGCCGCCATGCCCATCACTGTACAAGGCTGTCCACAG GTGCTGACCCAGGAAAGTTTGGCCACTCTGATGACTGGTATGATGGCCCAGACAGGATCCCTGGGGCAGCCCTTGCTCATCCCCCTCAGTATGGCAGGCTCCATTGGTGGCCAGGGTGGTCTGGCTGTTCTCACCTTGCCTACCACCAATGTAGCTACTATCCCCGGGTTCACAGCAGCTAACACGGCCGGAAATCTCCTCAAACTGCCCTTTGCTGGCCTCCAAG CTGCGACAGTCCTGAACTCTGTCCAGCCCCAACTGCAGACAAATGCCCAGACGATGTTCCAGCCGCAAGCAGCTTCCATACAGCAGGTTCAGGCGACGTCTCAGCCAACACAGGTGACCAATGCACAGGTTACCGCTGCTCAGGTGGCGGCAGCCCAGGCCACCTCGGCCGCCACTACTGTCTCTCAGTCCAACATATCCTTAGCGGCACTCCAGACTGCAGGACTCTCCATCAATCCTGCTATT ATCAATGCTTCTTCTTTGGGAGCTCAGCCCCAGTTCCTCAGTTCCCTCACCTCCACTCCCATCATCACCAGTGCCATGTCCAACATGACTGGCATCACCAGCCAGATCATCACAAATGCCCAGGGACAG GTCATAGGAACCCTCCCACTGTTGTTTAACCCAGCCTCTCTGGCTGGAGGGGCAGCGACACACACCCTTCCCCTCCAAGGGCTCCAGGGCCTCCAGGGTCTCCAGGGCCTCCAGGGGCTCCAGGGTCTTCAGGGGCTCCAGGGGCTCCAGGGTCTCCAGGGGCTCCAGGTCCAGACTGTCACCCCACAGCTGCTTTTCAACGCCCAGGGCCAGATCATTGCCACACTAGGGAATGGGTCTGCAGTTGCAACCTCTGCTACTACAGTTCTGCCCAAACCGGCTGCTCCTCCAACACTTACCAAAGCTGTCACACAG ACTTCGGTAACaactgtcagtcagtcaccaatTGTCATCGCCCCGCAGCCGTCTGTACTGAAGACTGCCACCACGCTCTCCTCCACAGTACCCATCACCTGTGGAGACATTGCAAAAGTGGGCCAGCTTGTCAGCA AACCCCAGCAGGTAGTCAGCAGCGAGGAAGGCATTAATCTGGAAGAGATTCGAGAGTTTGCCAAGAATTTCAAGATCCGCCGGCTGTCCTTGGGGCTTACTCAGACACAAGTAGGGCAGGCTCTGACTGCAACTGAGGGTCCGGCCTACAGCCAGTCTGCCATTTGCAG GTTTGAAAAGCTGGATATCACGCCCAAGAGTGCTCAGAAGCTAAAGCCGGTGTTGGAGAAGTGGCTGGCTGAGGCCGAGCACTGGAACCAGAAAGGCCAGCAGAATCTGATGGAGTTTGTTGGCGGTGAACCATCCAAAAAACGCAAGCGCCGTACTAGTTTCACACCGCAGGCAATAGAAGTTCTTAACTCCTACTTTGAGAAGAATGCATTGCCAACAGGCCAAGAGATTACAGAAATTGCAAGAGAGCTAAACTATGACCGAGAGGTCGTGCGAGTATGGTTCTGCAACCGGCGACAGACGCtgaaaaacacaagcaaaatcaatgtcttccaggtTCAGTAG
- the pou6f1 gene encoding POU domain, class 6, transcription factor 1 isoform X4 codes for MSGHETIRVLEVEVDASLPSSVPDVKSEAKAEEGVARPAEQPEAGSTQDVPQSTGVVVLGEQHVVSVEAPAPAVQTLTPAVPVSLSLSQPQAAMPITVQGCPQVLTQESLATLMTGMMAQTGSLGQPLLIPLSMAGSIGGQGGLAVLTLPTTNVATIPGFTAANTAGNLLKLPFAGLQAATVLNSVQPQLQTNAQTMFQPQAASIQQVQATSQPTQVTNAQVTAAQVAAAQATSAATTVSQSNISLAALQTAGLSINPAIINASSLGAQPQFLSSLTSTPIITSAMSNMTGITSQIITNAQGQVIGTLPLLFNPASLAGGAATHTLPLQGLQGLQGLQGLQGLQGLQGLQGLQGLQGLQVQTVTPQLLFNAQGQIIATLGNGSAVATSATTVLPKPAAPPTLTKAVTQTSVTTVSQSPIVIAPQPSVLKTATTLSSTVPITCGDIAKVGQLVSKPQQVVSSEEGINLEEIREFAKNFKIRRLSLGLTQTQVGQALTATEGPAYSQSAICRFEKLDITPKSAQKLKPVLEKWLAEAEHWNQKGQQNLMEFVGGEPSKKRKRRTSFTPQAIEVLNSYFEKNALPTGQEITEIARELNYDREVVRVWFCNRRQTLKNTSKINVFQVQ; via the exons ATGTCTGGCCATGAGACGATTCGTGTGCTAGAGGTAGAAGTTGACGCGTCCCTGCCATCATCAGTACCCGATGTGAAGAGTGAAGCCAAAGCTGAGGAGGGAGTGGCTCGGCCTGCAGAGCAACCTGAGGCTGGCAGCACACAGGACGTGCCCCAGAGCACTGGGGTAGTAG TGCTGGGCGAGCAGCATGTGGTGTCTGTAGAGGCTCCTGCCCCTGCTGTCCAAACGCTGACTCCTGCTGTTCCCGTCAGTTTGTCCCTGTCGCAGCCACAGGCCGCCATGCCCATCACTGTACAAGGCTGTCCACAG GTGCTGACCCAGGAAAGTTTGGCCACTCTGATGACTGGTATGATGGCCCAGACAGGATCCCTGGGGCAGCCCTTGCTCATCCCCCTCAGTATGGCAGGCTCCATTGGTGGCCAGGGTGGTCTGGCTGTTCTCACCTTGCCTACCACCAATGTAGCTACTATCCCCGGGTTCACAGCAGCTAACACGGCCGGAAATCTCCTCAAACTGCCCTTTGCTGGCCTCCAAG CTGCGACAGTCCTGAACTCTGTCCAGCCCCAACTGCAGACAAATGCCCAGACGATGTTCCAGCCGCAAGCAGCTTCCATACAGCAGGTTCAGGCGACGTCTCAGCCAACACAGGTGACCAATGCACAGGTTACCGCTGCTCAGGTGGCGGCAGCCCAGGCCACCTCGGCCGCCACTACTGTCTCTCAGTCCAACATATCCTTAGCGGCACTCCAGACTGCAGGACTCTCCATCAATCCTGCTATT ATCAATGCTTCTTCTTTGGGAGCTCAGCCCCAGTTCCTCAGTTCCCTCACCTCCACTCCCATCATCACCAGTGCCATGTCCAACATGACTGGCATCACCAGCCAGATCATCACAAATGCCCAGGGACAG GTCATAGGAACCCTCCCACTGTTGTTTAACCCAGCCTCTCTGGCTGGAGGGGCAGCGACACACACCCTTCCCCTCCAAGGGCTCCAGGGCCTCCAGGGTCTCCAGGGCCTCCAGGGGCTCCAGGGTCTTCAGGGGCTCCAGGGGCTCCAGGGTCTCCAGGGGCTCCAGGTCCAGACTGTCACCCCACAGCTGCTTTTCAACGCCCAGGGCCAGATCATTGCCACACTAGGGAATGGGTCTGCAGTTGCAACCTCTGCTACTACAGTTCTGCCCAAACCGGCTGCTCCTCCAACACTTACCAAAGCTGTCACACAG ACTTCGGTAACaactgtcagtcagtcaccaatTGTCATCGCCCCGCAGCCGTCTGTACTGAAGACTGCCACCACGCTCTCCTCCACAGTACCCATCACCTGTGGAGACATTGCAAAAGTGGGCCAGCTTGTCAGCA AACCCCAGCAGGTAGTCAGCAGCGAGGAAGGCATTAATCTGGAAGAGATTCGAGAGTTTGCCAAGAATTTCAAGATCCGCCGGCTGTCCTTGGGGCTTACTCAGACACAAGTAGGGCAGGCTCTGACTGCAACTGAGGGTCCGGCCTACAGCCAGTCTGCCATTTGCAG GTTTGAAAAGCTGGATATCACGCCCAAGAGTGCTCAGAAGCTAAAGCCGGTGTTGGAGAAGTGGCTGGCTGAGGCCGAGCACTGGAACCAGAAAGGCCAGCAGAATCTGATGGAGTTTGTTGGCGGTGAACCATCCAAAAAACGCAAGCGCCGTACTAGTTTCACACCGCAGGCAATAGAAGTTCTTAACTCCTACTTTGAGAAGAATGCATTGCCAACAGGCCAAGAGATTACAGAAATTGCAAGAGAGCTAAACTATGACCGAGAGGTCGTGCGAGTATGGTTCTGCAACCGGCGACAGACGCtgaaaaacacaagcaaaatcaatgtcttccaggtTCAGTAG
- the pou6f1 gene encoding POU domain, class 6, transcription factor 1 isoform X5: MLLSLFFFLYSCHALFICVSFCCLVCFGSLCPNMCSASLFSVAIHCLTAEVFFQPFKSCTLKFPAKDSQVIVMSGHETIRVLEVEVDASLPSSVPDVKSEAKAEEGVARPAEQPEAGSTQDVPQSTGVVVLGEQHVVSVEAPAPAVQTLTPAVPVSLSLSQPQAAMPITVQGCPQVLTQESLATLMTGMMAQTGSLGQPLLIPLSMAGSIGGQGGLAVLTLPTTNVATIPGFTAANTAGNLLKLPFAGLQAATVLNSVQPQLQTNAQTMFQPQAASIQQVQATSQPTQVTNAQVTAAQVAAAQATSAATTVSQSNISLAALQTAGLSINPAIINASSLGAQPQFLSSLTSTPIITSAMSNMTGITSQIITNAQGQVIGTLPLLFNPASLAGGAATHTLPLQGLQGLQGLQGLQGLQGLQGLQGLQGLQGLQVQTVTPQLLFNAQGQIIATLGNGSAVATSATTVLPKPAAPPTLTKAVTQTSVTTVSQSPIVIAPQPSVLKTATTLSSTVPITCGDIAKVGQLVSKPQQVVSSEEGINLEEIREFAKNFKIRRLSLGLTQTQVGQALTATEGPAYSQSAICRIKEISLKSWISRPRVLRS; this comes from the exons ATGCTcttatcattgtttttttttttgtactcatGCCATGCGCTTTtcatttgtgtctctttttgttgtttggtttgttttgggtcattgtgtCCTAACATGTGCTCGGCTTCTCTGTTCTCCGTAGCCATTCACTGTCTGACTGCAGAAGTCTTTTTTCAGCCATTTAAATCCTGCACTTTGAAATTCCCTGCCAAAGACAGCCAG GTCATTGTGATGTCTGGCCATGAGACGATTCGTGTGCTAGAGGTAGAAGTTGACGCGTCCCTGCCATCATCAGTACCCGATGTGAAGAGTGAAGCCAAAGCTGAGGAGGGAGTGGCTCGGCCTGCAGAGCAACCTGAGGCTGGCAGCACACAGGACGTGCCCCAGAGCACTGGGGTAGTAG TGCTGGGCGAGCAGCATGTGGTGTCTGTAGAGGCTCCTGCCCCTGCTGTCCAAACGCTGACTCCTGCTGTTCCCGTCAGTTTGTCCCTGTCGCAGCCACAGGCCGCCATGCCCATCACTGTACAAGGCTGTCCACAG GTGCTGACCCAGGAAAGTTTGGCCACTCTGATGACTGGTATGATGGCCCAGACAGGATCCCTGGGGCAGCCCTTGCTCATCCCCCTCAGTATGGCAGGCTCCATTGGTGGCCAGGGTGGTCTGGCTGTTCTCACCTTGCCTACCACCAATGTAGCTACTATCCCCGGGTTCACAGCAGCTAACACGGCCGGAAATCTCCTCAAACTGCCCTTTGCTGGCCTCCAAG CTGCGACAGTCCTGAACTCTGTCCAGCCCCAACTGCAGACAAATGCCCAGACGATGTTCCAGCCGCAAGCAGCTTCCATACAGCAGGTTCAGGCGACGTCTCAGCCAACACAGGTGACCAATGCACAGGTTACCGCTGCTCAGGTGGCGGCAGCCCAGGCCACCTCGGCCGCCACTACTGTCTCTCAGTCCAACATATCCTTAGCGGCACTCCAGACTGCAGGACTCTCCATCAATCCTGCTATT ATCAATGCTTCTTCTTTGGGAGCTCAGCCCCAGTTCCTCAGTTCCCTCACCTCCACTCCCATCATCACCAGTGCCATGTCCAACATGACTGGCATCACCAGCCAGATCATCACAAATGCCCAGGGACAG GTCATAGGAACCCTCCCACTGTTGTTTAACCCAGCCTCTCTGGCTGGAGGGGCAGCGACACACACCCTTCCCCTCCAAGGGCTCCAGGGCCTCCAGGGTCTCCAGGGCCTCCAGGGGCTCCAGGGTCTTCAGGGGCTCCAGGGGCTCCAGGGTCTCCAGGGGCTCCAGGTCCAGACTGTCACCCCACAGCTGCTTTTCAACGCCCAGGGCCAGATCATTGCCACACTAGGGAATGGGTCTGCAGTTGCAACCTCTGCTACTACAGTTCTGCCCAAACCGGCTGCTCCTCCAACACTTACCAAAGCTGTCACACAG ACTTCGGTAACaactgtcagtcagtcaccaatTGTCATCGCCCCGCAGCCGTCTGTACTGAAGACTGCCACCACGCTCTCCTCCACAGTACCCATCACCTGTGGAGACATTGCAAAAGTGGGCCAGCTTGTCAGCA AACCCCAGCAGGTAGTCAGCAGCGAGGAAGGCATTAATCTGGAAGAGATTCGAGAGTTTGCCAAGAATTTCAAGATCCGCCGGCTGTCCTTGGGGCTTACTCAGACACAAGTAGGGCAGGCTCTGACTGCAACTGAGGGTCCGGCCTACAGCCAGTCTGCCATTTGCAG AATTAAGGAGATCA GTTTGAAAAGCTGGATATCACGCCCAAGAGTGCTCAGAAGCTAA
- the pou6f1 gene encoding POU domain, class 6, transcription factor 1 isoform X2: protein MNSKDPPAKDAPLTVNEQPFKSCTLKFPAKDSQVIVMSGHETIRVLEVEVDASLPSSVPDVKSEAKAEEGVARPAEQPEAGSTQDVPQSTGVVVLGEQHVVSVEAPAPAVQTLTPAVPVSLSLSQPQAAMPITVQGCPQVLTQESLATLMTGMMAQTGSLGQPLLIPLSMAGSIGGQGGLAVLTLPTTNVATIPGFTAANTAGNLLKLPFAGLQAATVLNSVQPQLQTNAQTMFQPQAASIQQVQATSQPTQVTNAQVTAAQVAAAQATSAATTVSQSNISLAALQTAGLSINPAIINASSLGAQPQFLSSLTSTPIITSAMSNMTGITSQIITNAQGQVIGTLPLLFNPASLAGGAATHTLPLQGLQGLQGLQGLQGLQGLQGLQGLQGLQGLQVQTVTPQLLFNAQGQIIATLGNGSAVATSATTVLPKPAAPPTLTKAVTQTSVTTVSQSPIVIAPQPSVLKTATTLSSTVPITCGDIAKVGQLVSKPQQVVSSEEGINLEEIREFAKNFKIRRLSLGLTQTQVGQALTATEGPAYSQSAICRFEKLDITPKSAQKLKPVLEKWLAEAEHWNQKGQQNLMEFVGGEPSKKRKRRTSFTPQAIEVLNSYFEKNALPTGQEITEIARELNYDREVVRVWFCNRRQTLKNTSKINVFQVQ from the exons ATGAACTCCAAGGATCCCCCAGCCAAAGATGCCCCACTTACTGTCAATGAGCAG CCATTTAAATCCTGCACTTTGAAATTCCCTGCCAAAGACAGCCAG GTCATTGTGATGTCTGGCCATGAGACGATTCGTGTGCTAGAGGTAGAAGTTGACGCGTCCCTGCCATCATCAGTACCCGATGTGAAGAGTGAAGCCAAAGCTGAGGAGGGAGTGGCTCGGCCTGCAGAGCAACCTGAGGCTGGCAGCACACAGGACGTGCCCCAGAGCACTGGGGTAGTAG TGCTGGGCGAGCAGCATGTGGTGTCTGTAGAGGCTCCTGCCCCTGCTGTCCAAACGCTGACTCCTGCTGTTCCCGTCAGTTTGTCCCTGTCGCAGCCACAGGCCGCCATGCCCATCACTGTACAAGGCTGTCCACAG GTGCTGACCCAGGAAAGTTTGGCCACTCTGATGACTGGTATGATGGCCCAGACAGGATCCCTGGGGCAGCCCTTGCTCATCCCCCTCAGTATGGCAGGCTCCATTGGTGGCCAGGGTGGTCTGGCTGTTCTCACCTTGCCTACCACCAATGTAGCTACTATCCCCGGGTTCACAGCAGCTAACACGGCCGGAAATCTCCTCAAACTGCCCTTTGCTGGCCTCCAAG CTGCGACAGTCCTGAACTCTGTCCAGCCCCAACTGCAGACAAATGCCCAGACGATGTTCCAGCCGCAAGCAGCTTCCATACAGCAGGTTCAGGCGACGTCTCAGCCAACACAGGTGACCAATGCACAGGTTACCGCTGCTCAGGTGGCGGCAGCCCAGGCCACCTCGGCCGCCACTACTGTCTCTCAGTCCAACATATCCTTAGCGGCACTCCAGACTGCAGGACTCTCCATCAATCCTGCTATT ATCAATGCTTCTTCTTTGGGAGCTCAGCCCCAGTTCCTCAGTTCCCTCACCTCCACTCCCATCATCACCAGTGCCATGTCCAACATGACTGGCATCACCAGCCAGATCATCACAAATGCCCAGGGACAG GTCATAGGAACCCTCCCACTGTTGTTTAACCCAGCCTCTCTGGCTGGAGGGGCAGCGACACACACCCTTCCCCTCCAAGGGCTCCAGGGCCTCCAGGGTCTCCAGGGCCTCCAGGGGCTCCAGGGTCTTCAGGGGCTCCAGGGGCTCCAGGGTCTCCAGGGGCTCCAGGTCCAGACTGTCACCCCACAGCTGCTTTTCAACGCCCAGGGCCAGATCATTGCCACACTAGGGAATGGGTCTGCAGTTGCAACCTCTGCTACTACAGTTCTGCCCAAACCGGCTGCTCCTCCAACACTTACCAAAGCTGTCACACAG ACTTCGGTAACaactgtcagtcagtcaccaatTGTCATCGCCCCGCAGCCGTCTGTACTGAAGACTGCCACCACGCTCTCCTCCACAGTACCCATCACCTGTGGAGACATTGCAAAAGTGGGCCAGCTTGTCAGCA AACCCCAGCAGGTAGTCAGCAGCGAGGAAGGCATTAATCTGGAAGAGATTCGAGAGTTTGCCAAGAATTTCAAGATCCGCCGGCTGTCCTTGGGGCTTACTCAGACACAAGTAGGGCAGGCTCTGACTGCAACTGAGGGTCCGGCCTACAGCCAGTCTGCCATTTGCAG GTTTGAAAAGCTGGATATCACGCCCAAGAGTGCTCAGAAGCTAAAGCCGGTGTTGGAGAAGTGGCTGGCTGAGGCCGAGCACTGGAACCAGAAAGGCCAGCAGAATCTGATGGAGTTTGTTGGCGGTGAACCATCCAAAAAACGCAAGCGCCGTACTAGTTTCACACCGCAGGCAATAGAAGTTCTTAACTCCTACTTTGAGAAGAATGCATTGCCAACAGGCCAAGAGATTACAGAAATTGCAAGAGAGCTAAACTATGACCGAGAGGTCGTGCGAGTATGGTTCTGCAACCGGCGACAGACGCtgaaaaacacaagcaaaatcaatgtcttccaggtTCAGTAG